A genomic stretch from Anopheles cruzii unplaced genomic scaffold, idAnoCruzAS_RS32_06 scaffold00217_ctg1, whole genome shotgun sequence includes:
- the LOC128275974 gene encoding uncharacterized protein LOC128275974, whose translation MDSKATLILLAFGLVCVLQVNPAQATNTHVRQLLQAFRKIDLDTTKKSFYIHNVKYGIQVHLREPLMKVVGAFPESAKLSDACLSRMVKEVDEIELTFYAKFSYHCVDHPQYSVECMEAAQPEYNTSLMKLATTTKSCLRQ comes from the exons ATGGACAGCAAGGCAACTTTGATTCTCTTGgcgttcggtttggtttgcgTGCTCCAG GTGAACCCAGCGCAGGCAACCAACACACATGTGCGCCAGCTTCTGCAGGCCTTCAGGAAAATTGACCTGGACACCACCAAGAAGAGTTTCTACATCCACAACGTAAAATACGGCATTCAGGTCCATCTCCGGGAACCACTCATGAAGGTAGTTGGCGCTTTTCCGGAATCGGCAAAG CTCTCGGACGCATGTTTGTCGCGCATGGTGAAGGAGGTGGATGAAATCGAACTCACTTTCTACGCCAAGTTCAGCTACCACTGCGTAGATCATCCGCAGTACTCGGTCGAGTGCATGGAAGCTGCCCAACCCGAGTACAACACCAGCTTAATGAAGCTGGCGACCACAACGAAAAGCTGCCTGC